The following proteins are encoded in a genomic region of Corynebacterium atypicum:
- the nrdE gene encoding class 1b ribonucleoside-diphosphate reductase subunit alpha codes for MGKTVAEPASRTEQLDYHALNALLNLYDEDGNIQFDKDRQAARQFFLDHVNQNTVFFHDLKEKLDYLVENKYYEAEVLDKYSFEFIKSLFQRAYAVKFRFKTFLGAYKYYTSYTLKTFDGKRYLERFEDRVAMVALALAGGDEKLAEGLVDEIMSGRFQPATPTFLNEGKAQRGEPVSCFLLRIEDNMESIGRAINSALQLSKRGGGVALLLSNLREAGAPIKHIENQSSGVIPVMKLLEDSFSYANQLGARQGAGAVYLSAHHPDILSFLDTKRENADEKIRIKTLSLGIVIPDVTFELAKRNEDMYLFSPYDVERVYGKPFGDISITEHYEEMVEDPRIHKTKINARHFFQTVAEIQFESGYPYIVFEDTVNNANPIEGRVNMSNLCSEILQVNTPSGFNDDLSYAHVGQDISCNLGSLNIALTMDSPDFGKTIETAVRGLTAVSEQTSIDSVPSIKRGNDAAHAIGLGQMNLHGFLGREHIHYGSEEGLDFTNAYFAAVLFAALKASNKLAQERGATFENFENSDYADGSYFDRFDPAEFAPKTQKVKGIFARSTVYTPTAEDWAALKRDVMKHGLFNRNLQAIPPTGSISYINNSTSSIHPIASKIEIRKEGKIGRVYYPAPHMDNENLEYFVDAYEIGYQKIVDTYAVATKYVDQGLSLTLFFKVTVTTRDLNRAQIYAWRKGIKTLYYIRLRQMALAGTEVEGCVSCML; via the coding sequence ATGGGAAAGACCGTGGCAGAGCCGGCGAGCCGGACCGAGCAGCTGGATTATCATGCGCTCAACGCCCTGCTCAACCTCTACGACGAGGATGGCAACATCCAGTTTGATAAGGATCGGCAGGCCGCCCGCCAATTCTTCCTCGACCACGTCAACCAGAACACGGTCTTCTTCCACGACCTCAAAGAGAAGCTGGACTACCTGGTTGAGAACAAGTACTACGAGGCGGAAGTGCTGGACAAGTACAGCTTCGAGTTCATCAAGTCACTGTTCCAGCGCGCCTACGCCGTCAAGTTTCGGTTCAAGACGTTCCTGGGCGCCTACAAGTACTACACCTCGTACACGCTGAAGACCTTCGACGGGAAGCGCTACTTGGAGCGCTTCGAGGACCGGGTCGCTATGGTTGCGCTCGCGCTTGCCGGTGGCGACGAAAAGCTCGCCGAGGGGCTTGTCGATGAGATTATGAGCGGTCGGTTCCAGCCGGCGACGCCGACCTTCTTGAACGAGGGCAAGGCCCAGCGCGGCGAGCCGGTGAGCTGCTTCTTGCTCCGAATCGAGGACAACATGGAGTCCATCGGCCGGGCGATTAACTCGGCGCTGCAGCTGTCTAAGCGCGGCGGCGGTGTCGCCCTGCTGTTGAGCAACCTGCGGGAGGCCGGTGCGCCGATCAAGCACATCGAAAACCAGTCCTCAGGCGTGATCCCGGTGATGAAGCTGCTGGAGGATTCGTTCTCCTACGCCAACCAGCTGGGCGCGCGTCAGGGCGCGGGGGCGGTTTACCTCTCCGCACACCACCCGGACATCCTGTCCTTCTTGGACACCAAGCGCGAAAACGCAGACGAGAAGATCCGCATCAAGACGCTCTCCTTGGGCATCGTCATTCCAGATGTCACCTTCGAGCTGGCTAAGCGCAACGAGGACATGTACCTGTTTAGCCCGTATGACGTCGAGCGCGTCTACGGCAAGCCCTTCGGCGATATCTCCATTACCGAGCACTACGAGGAAATGGTGGAGGATCCCCGGATCCACAAGACGAAGATCAACGCCCGCCACTTCTTCCAGACGGTCGCGGAGATCCAATTCGAGTCGGGCTACCCCTACATCGTCTTTGAGGACACGGTCAACAACGCCAACCCGATCGAGGGCCGGGTCAACATGTCGAACCTGTGCTCGGAGATCCTCCAGGTCAACACGCCGAGCGGGTTCAACGACGACTTGAGCTACGCCCACGTGGGGCAGGACATCTCGTGCAACCTGGGCTCGCTCAACATCGCGCTGACGATGGACTCGCCGGACTTTGGCAAGACCATCGAAACTGCCGTCCGCGGGCTCACCGCTGTCTCGGAGCAGACGTCCATCGACTCGGTGCCTTCGATCAAGCGGGGTAATGACGCCGCGCACGCGATCGGGCTGGGCCAGATGAACCTGCACGGCTTTTTGGGCCGCGAGCACATCCACTACGGCTCGGAAGAAGGACTCGACTTCACCAACGCCTACTTCGCGGCTGTGCTCTTCGCTGCCCTCAAGGCCTCAAACAAGCTGGCCCAGGAGCGCGGTGCGACGTTCGAGAATTTCGAGAACTCGGACTACGCCGACGGCAGCTACTTCGACCGGTTCGATCCGGCCGAGTTCGCCCCCAAGACGCAGAAAGTTAAGGGCATCTTCGCCCGCTCGACGGTGTACACGCCCACTGCCGAAGACTGGGCGGCGCTGAAGCGCGACGTCATGAAGCACGGCCTGTTCAACCGGAACCTGCAGGCGATCCCGCCGACCGGTTCGATCTCCTACATCAACAACTCGACCTCGTCGATCCACCCGATCGCCTCGAAGATCGAGATCCGCAAGGAAGGCAAGATCGGGCGCGTCTACTACCCGGCCCCGCACATGGACAACGAGAATCTGGAGTACTTCGTCGACGCCTACGAGATCGGCTACCAGAAGATCGTGGACACCTACGCGGTGGCCACAAAGTACGTGGACCAGGGCCTGTCGCTGACGCTCTTCTTCAAGGTCACGGTCACCACCCGTGACCTCAACCGCGCGCAGATCTACGCGTGGCGCAAGGGGATCAAGACCCTGTATTACATCCGCTTGCGTCAGATGGCGCTCGCGGGCACGGAGGTTGAAGGCTGCGTCAGCTGCATGCTCTAA
- the nrdI gene encoding class Ib ribonucleoside-diphosphate reductase assembly flavoprotein NrdI produces MLVVYYSSATENTHRFVRRLGLPAQRIPLRLKDPDLIVDEPYVLICPTYGGGASIAHKNTRPVPKQVINFLNNEHNRSFIRGVIASGNTNFGTDFGLAGDVISAKCKVPYLYRFELLGTAEDVTRVREGLVEYADQLGLNAV; encoded by the coding sequence GTGCTGGTTGTGTACTATTCCTCGGCTACGGAAAACACCCACCGCTTTGTACGTCGACTCGGGCTGCCGGCCCAGCGGATCCCGCTGCGGCTGAAGGACCCGGATCTTATCGTCGACGAACCCTACGTGTTGATCTGCCCCACCTACGGCGGCGGGGCGTCGATCGCGCACAAGAACACCCGCCCCGTGCCCAAGCAGGTGATTAACTTTCTTAACAACGAGCACAACCGCTCGTTCATCCGCGGCGTCATCGCTAGCGGGAACACGAACTTTGGCACCGACTTTGGCCTGGCAGGCGACGTGATCTCTGCCAAGTGCAAGGTGCCGTACCTCTACCGCTTCGAGCTCTTGGGCACCGCCGAGGATGTCACCCGGGTGCGCGAGGGCCTGGTGGAGTATGCAGACCAGCTCGGCCTCAATGCGGTGTAG
- the nrdH gene encoding glutaredoxin-like protein NrdH has product MAITVYTKPACMQCNATKKALDRAGLTYTTVDISMDDEARDYVLALGHLSAPVVEVDGETWSGFRPERIKALAAKVA; this is encoded by the coding sequence ATGGCTATCACCGTCTACACCAAGCCGGCCTGCATGCAGTGCAACGCCACGAAGAAGGCTCTCGACCGCGCCGGGCTCACCTACACCACCGTCGATATCAGCATGGACGACGAGGCCCGCGATTACGTACTTGCTCTCGGGCACCTCAGCGCACCAGTGGTCGAGGTAGACGGAGAGACCTGGTCCGGCTTCCGGCCGGAGCGGATCAAGGCCCTGGCCGCCAAGGTGGCGTAG
- the ykgO gene encoding type B 50S ribosomal protein L36, translating into MKVRKSLRSLKNKPGAQVVRRRGKVYVINKKEPRFKARQG; encoded by the coding sequence ATGAAGGTCCGCAAGTCGCTTCGGTCGCTGAAGAACAAGCCGGGTGCCCAGGTTGTGCGGCGCCGCGGCAAGGTCTACGTGATCAACAAGAAGGAGCCGCGCTTCAAGGCCCGCCAGGGCTAG
- the nadE gene encoding ammonia-dependent NAD(+) synthetase gives MTTPNLQREIARRLDVRPTIDPAAEVNRRIGFLCDYLRRSGARGFVLGISGGQDSTLAGRLAQLACERARDAGHAAEFYAVRLPYGTQADEDDAQAAVEFIAPDHAVTVNIARATDALADACAEALGQGELSDFNLGNAKARLRMSAQYALAGELGALVIGTDHAAENLTGFFTKFGDGAADLLPLAGLTKRQGAALLRELGAPEWTWQKVPTADLENERPALPDEEALEVTYRAIDDYLEGLPIQDHDAERIETLWHRGEHKRHLPATPIDSWWRDGSEAP, from the coding sequence ATGACCACGCCTAACCTCCAGCGCGAGATCGCCCGCCGCCTGGACGTACGCCCCACAATAGACCCCGCAGCCGAGGTAAACCGCCGCATCGGTTTTCTGTGCGACTACCTGCGCCGCTCCGGCGCGCGCGGCTTTGTCCTCGGCATCTCCGGCGGCCAGGATTCCACGCTTGCCGGGCGGCTTGCACAGCTGGCCTGCGAGCGCGCTCGCGACGCCGGCCACGCCGCCGAGTTCTACGCGGTGCGGTTGCCCTATGGAACCCAGGCAGACGAAGACGACGCCCAGGCCGCGGTCGAGTTCATCGCCCCTGACCACGCCGTGACCGTGAACATCGCCCGCGCCACCGACGCGCTCGCCGACGCCTGCGCCGAGGCCCTCGGGCAGGGCGAGCTCAGCGACTTTAACCTCGGCAACGCCAAGGCGCGCCTGCGCATGAGCGCACAGTACGCGCTGGCGGGCGAACTCGGGGCGCTCGTCATCGGCACCGACCACGCGGCGGAAAACCTCACCGGGTTCTTTACCAAGTTCGGCGATGGCGCCGCGGACCTCCTGCCGCTTGCCGGGCTAACCAAGCGCCAGGGCGCGGCCCTATTGCGGGAGTTGGGCGCGCCCGAGTGGACGTGGCAGAAGGTGCCCACCGCAGATCTAGAAAACGAGCGGCCGGCACTGCCCGACGAAGAAGCCCTGGAGGTGACCTACCGGGCCATCGACGATTACCTCGAAGGCCTGCCTATCCAGGACCACGACGCCGAACGAATCGAAACGCTCTGGCACCGCGGCGAGCACAAGCGGCATCTCCCCGCGACTCCCATCGACAGCTGGTGGCGCGACGGCTCAGAAGCCCCCTAG
- a CDS encoding fructosamine kinase family protein: MGRQGIETVTKRPGRKDAALSEAAGLRWLREASDRVVEVVRANADELVIERVATVRPMPEAAREAGRELARIHSAGAESFGSPPPGWEGLNYIGTQVQECQPRARWADFYPEQRVLPFARGAYEAGNISDAALDTVERACAAISASDAFDDATPARIHGDLWAGNLLFGADGPAFIDPAAHGGHRETDLAMLALFGAPFLDEIRAGYQEVHPLAQGWLEFTCVHQLHPLAVHALTYGPAYGQPLARQVQETLRLLGAVG; encoded by the coding sequence ATGGGACGGCAGGGGATAGAGACTGTCACTAAAAGGCCAGGCAGGAAGGATGCTGCCCTGAGTGAGGCCGCCGGCCTTCGATGGCTGCGCGAGGCCAGCGACCGGGTGGTCGAGGTGGTCCGGGCCAACGCCGACGAGCTGGTGATAGAGCGCGTCGCCACGGTTCGCCCGATGCCGGAGGCCGCACGCGAAGCCGGTCGTGAGCTCGCGCGCATCCATAGCGCCGGGGCTGAATCTTTTGGCTCGCCGCCGCCGGGCTGGGAGGGGCTCAACTACATCGGCACGCAGGTTCAGGAATGTCAGCCGCGTGCGCGGTGGGCCGACTTTTACCCCGAGCAGCGCGTGCTGCCGTTTGCGCGCGGGGCTTACGAGGCGGGCAATATTTCCGACGCTGCGCTGGACACCGTCGAGCGGGCCTGCGCGGCGATATCGGCAAGCGACGCCTTCGACGACGCTACGCCCGCGCGCATCCACGGCGATCTATGGGCGGGCAATCTCCTGTTTGGCGCGGACGGGCCCGCATTCATCGACCCCGCCGCGCACGGCGGCCACCGCGAAACCGACCTGGCCATGCTCGCCCTTTTCGGCGCGCCCTTCCTCGATGAGATCCGCGCCGGCTACCAGGAGGTACACCCGCTGGCCCAGGGTTGGCTTGAGTTCACGTGTGTCCACCAGCTGCATCCGCTGGCCGTGCACGCGCTCACCTACGGGCCGGCATACGGGCAGCCGCTGGCCCGCCAGGTGCAGGAGACGCTGCGCTTGCTCGGAGCGGTTGGCTAG
- a CDS encoding pyridoxamine 5'-phosphate oxidase family protein yields MSNYDASEAIIQYLDEEKSRELLHTVSLGRVVVRRSDDMDIFPVNYVIDPRGDIYFRSAEGNKLFTINLNHDVLFEVDHVVDGRAWSVVVRGMAEVLQHAEEIEYAEGLGIKPWIPTLKYNFVKVTATEFSGRSFQLGEEPEHVGWDGRG; encoded by the coding sequence ATGAGTAACTATGACGCCTCCGAGGCCATCATCCAGTACCTCGACGAGGAGAAATCCCGCGAGCTGCTGCACACGGTGTCGCTGGGCCGGGTCGTGGTGCGCCGCAGCGATGACATGGACATCTTCCCGGTCAACTACGTCATCGATCCCCGCGGCGACATCTACTTCCGCAGCGCCGAGGGCAACAAGCTCTTTACCATCAACCTCAACCACGACGTCCTCTTCGAGGTCGACCACGTTGTGGACGGGCGCGCGTGGTCCGTGGTCGTCCGCGGCATGGCAGAGGTGCTCCAGCATGCCGAAGAGATCGAATACGCCGAAGGCTTGGGGATCAAGCCATGGATTCCTACGCTGAAGTACAATTTTGTCAAGGTTACGGCCACGGAATTTTCCGGGCGCTCGTTCCAACTCGGAGAGGAGCCTGAGCACGTCGGATGGGACGGCAGGGGATAG
- the nrdI gene encoding class Ib ribonucleoside-diphosphate reductase assembly flavoprotein NrdI yields MHELAQEHSPDLVYFSSASENTRRFVERLNRPAVRIPLRPRRDGMIRVCAPYVLVVPTYGGGAVSGAVPKQVIHFLNDPTNRKFLRGVITSGNTNFGQHYCLAGPIIAAKCHVPELYRFELLGTQRDIDTVAAGLDRFWQEQDQATTQPAAMISAAAAPAPSGAGERP; encoded by the coding sequence ATCCACGAGCTCGCCCAAGAACATTCGCCAGACCTGGTGTACTTCTCCAGCGCGTCAGAGAACACCCGGCGCTTTGTCGAACGCCTAAACCGCCCGGCAGTACGCATTCCCCTGCGCCCACGCCGCGACGGGATGATCCGGGTCTGCGCGCCCTACGTACTCGTCGTGCCCACTTACGGCGGCGGCGCAGTCTCTGGGGCCGTGCCCAAGCAGGTAATCCACTTCCTCAACGACCCCACCAACAGGAAGTTCTTGCGCGGAGTGATCACCTCAGGAAACACGAACTTTGGCCAGCACTACTGCCTCGCCGGGCCGATCATCGCAGCCAAGTGCCACGTGCCCGAGCTCTACCGATTCGAGCTTTTGGGCACCCAACGCGACATCGACACCGTCGCAGCCGGGCTGGACCGGTTCTGGCAGGAGCAGGACCAGGCCACCACGCAACCTGCGGCCATGATTTCCGCCGCCGCGGCCCCGGCACCCTCGGGCGCCGGCGAGCGCCCCTAA
- the nrdF gene encoding class 1b ribonucleoside-diphosphate reductase subunit beta, producing the protein MPQGDAQRPLIEVSTTPPGFRHNPAARLRPVNWNRVQDDKDLEVWNRLTSNFWLPEKVPLSNDLASWKALTPEERTLTMRVFTGLTMLDTVQATVGEISQIQDAKTEHEEAVYTNIAFMQAVHARSYSSVFSTLAQTPEIDAAYRWAVDNDLLQERAKKVLQHYYGDDPLKRKVSSTLLSSLLLYAGFYLPLYFSTHGSLTNTADMIRLILRDKAVHGYYSGYKYQRGLETQPEGRQEEMREFTFGLLEELYELELNYSGELYEPMGLMDDVAIFVRYNANKALMNLGYPARFAPDETEVNPAILAALAPGADENHDFFSGSGSSYVIGKAEDTDDADWDF; encoded by the coding sequence ATGCCGCAAGGCGATGCACAGCGCCCCCTCATTGAAGTATCGACTACCCCGCCGGGGTTCCGGCACAACCCAGCGGCGCGGTTGCGGCCGGTCAACTGGAACCGGGTCCAAGACGACAAAGACCTCGAAGTGTGGAACCGGCTGACCTCTAATTTCTGGCTGCCGGAGAAAGTGCCGCTGTCCAACGACCTCGCCTCATGGAAGGCGCTTACCCCTGAGGAGCGCACGCTGACGATGCGGGTATTCACCGGGCTGACCATGCTCGATACCGTGCAGGCGACCGTAGGCGAAATCTCGCAGATCCAAGACGCCAAGACCGAGCACGAGGAGGCCGTATACACCAACATCGCGTTTATGCAGGCGGTCCACGCACGCTCCTACTCCTCGGTATTCTCCACCCTTGCGCAGACCCCGGAGATCGACGCCGCCTACCGCTGGGCGGTGGATAACGACTTGCTCCAAGAGCGCGCAAAGAAGGTCCTGCAGCACTACTACGGCGATGACCCGCTCAAGCGGAAGGTCTCTTCTACCCTACTGTCCTCCCTGCTGCTCTACGCAGGCTTTTACCTGCCCCTCTACTTCTCCACCCACGGCAGCCTGACCAACACCGCGGACATGATCCGGCTCATCCTGCGCGACAAGGCGGTCCACGGCTATTACTCCGGCTACAAGTACCAGCGCGGCCTGGAAACCCAGCCGGAGGGGCGCCAGGAGGAGATGCGGGAGTTCACCTTCGGGTTGCTCGAGGAGCTTTACGAGCTCGAGCTGAACTACTCCGGGGAACTCTACGAGCCGATGGGACTGATGGATGACGTCGCGATCTTCGTGCGCTACAACGCCAACAAGGCGTTGATGAACCTCGGCTACCCGGCCCGGTTCGCTCCGGATGAGACCGAGGTCAACCCCGCGATCCTGGCCGCGCTGGCACCGGGGGCGGACGAGAACCACGACTTCTTCTCCGGCTCCGGGTCTTCCTACGTCATCGGCAAGGCCGAGGACACAGACGACGCGGACTGGGACTTCTAG
- a CDS encoding NADPH-dependent FMN reductase, with the protein MTHNIAVLVGSLRRGSFARKIANNAVGFFPEGFAARIVEIRDLPLYDFDYDDPDVADKPIPAAYTEFRETIKAASGVLFVTSENNRTIPACLKNAVDIGSKPNSDVAWKNKPAGIISHSVGRMGGYSAQKNLRLALSYFDMPTPGQPEVFLGQSPTLLAQDGTFANSSTTDFVRDYVERFAALVQHSEKI; encoded by the coding sequence ATGACACACAACATCGCAGTGCTCGTCGGCAGCCTGCGGCGCGGCTCGTTTGCCCGCAAGATCGCTAACAACGCGGTGGGCTTCTTCCCGGAGGGCTTTGCCGCCCGCATCGTGGAGATCCGCGATCTTCCCCTGTACGACTTCGACTACGACGACCCCGACGTGGCCGACAAACCCATCCCGGCGGCCTACACCGAGTTCCGCGAGACCATCAAGGCCGCCTCCGGGGTCCTCTTTGTGACTTCAGAAAACAACCGCACGATCCCGGCCTGCCTGAAAAATGCCGTCGACATCGGCTCCAAGCCAAACAGCGACGTGGCCTGGAAGAACAAGCCGGCGGGGATCATCAGCCACTCGGTGGGCCGGATGGGCGGGTACAGCGCCCAGAAGAACCTCCGACTGGCGCTCTCTTACTTCGACATGCCCACTCCCGGCCAGCCCGAGGTTTTCCTGGGCCAGTCGCCCACGCTGCTGGCCCAGGACGGCACCTTTGCCAACTCCTCGACCACCGACTTCGTGCGCGACTACGTCGAGCGCTTCGCCGCGCTCGTCCAGCACAGCGAGAAAATCTAG